AGGTtgataaaccaggacagaggtagtattTATTTATCACTTACATGTACTCGGTTGTCCGTATGTGGTTAGCAGTATTACTAATGGGTTTCCCATCTCATTATTGATGAGAGCAAATAATAGTTTTTTTATAACATAGTACAGACGTAGGCGTTCATATAGCAcatacactcatccctatgaaCAAGCACATGTAACCCTTAcctctatgagcacctccgaaaaaGGAACCGGCATATCATCTTCAGATTGACGTAGTCACCACAGGCGTTTCgtagtcgacgggaacgtctccttcCACTGAAGCCAGAAATcttgaaataaatccagaaataatgcgagcaccaggacttgaaccctgatgggctaaggataccactgtcctcctaaccattcAATCACATGTTGGTTCGCAGAGCAAAGTATAGCTACGGCGTAGAGAATCCCCGATAGAACCATGCCAACCTCTCACATGAAAATTTGGATCATCCATTAACATAAATCATGTTTTAATGATACTTTTCTTTATCTTTATGTTTCAGATGTGAGACTAATTACCCCGAGATGCGTCACGCCGGTGAAGGCTCGTCCAAGTCTTTGGCCACCGGGCGTCATGGACACGTCAAAGGACTTCAGGCATCAGTTTTTTCTCCACTGAACTCCTTTGAAAAGTTAAGAAAATCCACGCTCTGTCGCCAAATAGAGTTGGTACATCACCGGCTAAATGAAGCACGGGTGCCAGCCACCGACGAGAAAAATACTCTCTCCGTCTTAAAATAAATGTCTCTACTTTGTACCAGCTTTACATTTATTTTGGGACAAAGAGGTGGGTAGCAATGGCTGCGGCGAGGCCAGCAGGCAGCTACGGCGTGCTAAGGTCACGTTAATGCTAGTGAGGCGTCCAGCAGAGCTCGAATTGGCCCAGCTGAGCACCGCCTACAAGGACTTCCGCTCGCCGCCGGTCAAACATAGCCGAGAAGGACAAAACGGAAGCCCAACTAACTGCGTACCAAGAAACGGCTGAGCCTCCCATGGCCTCACACGTGGGGTCATGACACGTTCTGCCTCTTGCCTCATGAGGCCATGGGTGACGCATGCGAATGTCAGCTTCCACTTCCAGGCAAGCATACGTAACAAAATACACAGAACTGTTCTTGGTCAAGATTTGAGAACTTATGAGGAAGTAGACTAGAGTATATCAATTCAATTCATAAACAAAGGTTTACATATGTAATGTAAATacaaatgtatttttttaacacaaataCAAATGTATTGCTGATGCTTGTTCAGCTTACCTACGTTCTATTGAAACAAAATCCTGCGTACTATATGTGTATCTTTTCTTCTGTATGTATGTACAAAGTGCCAACCAGCGTACACGTACGCGTGGGCAAAAATCACCAACAAACCAAGCAACAAATCCAATCCTAGAGTCGATCACCAGAGTCTACCTCTTGGGGTCGCCAAAAAACACGCGTTGGAACTTCGAACCCGAGAGGACGTACGCCGGCCGAGCTGCGGCGCTCGACCTCGGCCATCTACGGGCAGTGGACGTTTGGGCTGTTGGTGCCGCACGAGGGGCCCGGCCCGCTGCCCAGCTGCTGCATGTACAGCCGCCGGAGCGCCTGGACCACGGTCGacgcgccgcccgcggccggcagCGGGGTCCCTCCGGCGGCCGCCCAGTCGGCGCCACCCAGCGGCCGCGCCTCGCCGAGCACCGCCAGCAGCATGAGCGCTGCCACGATCACCAGCAGAGCGGGCCTCATCCTCCTCACGGCGGCCATGTCGTCAACCTTAGCTTTCTTGCAACCCTCCTCCTCTTGTGTCTCTTCTCTCTTTGCAACAAGTGTGTACGACTTGGACGCTGGGTTTTGGCAATGTGTGCAGGCAACTTTGTATGCTATACGAGGTAGCTATATGGGCTATGGAATGGGTCGCGGGAGCCTATATATAATGCGCGCAGGAGAGGCGGTCGATCGACGGAGAGAGGCGAGGAAGTTGCATGCCAGTTGCGTGCGGCGACTTGGTATTTCGCGTTCGCGCGCAAGTTTGAAAAGTCAGTGGACGCGTAGGCGCGCGACCCGTCGATCGATCGATATGGAATGGGGTCGTAGAATTCCATCAAAACGGCTGGTATACTCTTCTTCTTCACACAATAGCTAGATTTAAGTCCCCTGAATTTAGAATTTAGGTGGGTTGATTTCGCGTGAAGGAAGGAAGAGTTGGAGGGAAGGAAGGAGCTCGCCAGAGAATGCTTCCCcattgtctatcttaggggtgtgggaTGGTGCAAGTTCATCGAAAAAAAAATGGCCATCGTCGGGCTAGAGGAATGGCCAGGGGCGACGTCGGCGGCAGTGGGAGGCGATTGAGGGGAGCGcggggaggcgaggcggcgcgcGAGGCCGCGGACAGTGATGGCCGGCGGTTCGTCTGGTGGTATGTTCGACTGGGAAAGGAAGAAGGACTGCGTACCATTAGATTTGTATTTGACGTCCCAAACGAATTGACTCACCCTAATTTCATTTTTTGTCGACTTACCTGTAGCCACGCCCTCTTCTTTAGTGACCTGGCAATATTAGAACGGTGGGCATCGCGAACCACACCCTCTTCTTTAGTGACCTGGCAATATTAGAACGGTGGGCATCGCGAGCACTATATCTCGCTTATATCAAGATAAATATCTTGCTAATATATTTTAAAATTAAAGTGACCAGCCTTGGAGGGGTTTCCTCCGTCTATACCTACTAGGGCGGCCCATTGTTGTCGTTTTGTAGCAATTTGATCGACCGAAACACCACTTGTTTCTGCTGGATTttttctttttccctttcttttattttctatttttttctctaTTTCTTTGCGGTTTTCTTTATtgtttgtttttatttattctttcacCGGGTTTCTTTGTTTCATACATGGTTTTCATTGgttttttcttttcatttttcttCGATTCTTTCTCGACTTTCActagtttttttttctgttttttttcttggTTTTCGTTGTTTTCCTTTGTTTCTTTCTCAATTTTCAATTTTGTGTACTGGTTttctttggttttattttttctttCGTTCCCCTTGTTTCTTTTTGGTTCCTTAATTTTTCTTTGTTTCTCTTATTGGTTTCCATCGGTTGATCGTTTCTCTTTTTGTTTTactatttttctattttttgcatacacattgtacattttttatACATCAGGAATATTATTTCTATACATGTTTAATATATTTttaatacatgattaacatttttatacaGTTTTTATGTCTAATTTTTTGTATAAACaattgtacattttttgtatcATCGGGAATATTTTTTATATACTTATTTCCATACATATTGTACATTCTTTAtatacatcaggaacatttttttatacacatGTAACATTTTTAAGATACATGATTAGCATTTTTCAATTCTATATGTGAAGTTATTTTTAAATGGATATATTTAGAAATATAAGCAAAAGGAAAACAAGGtagtaaaaaaagaaaaaaatgcgAGGAAAGAAAAGCTAGAGGCATGTGACCCCGGCTGGGTCGACCCATTCTGGGCGGCTGCTTGTAGCGAGGCTTCCCTACGTCTCGCTATACGCAAGACAAGGGCGCTCCATGTGCCATGGCGCAGTAGCAAACTGCATGTGTGTGCACACGCACGAAAATCCAAGATCTAGCTAGATACATAAAACCGATCTCGCATTAAGTCATCTCTAATTGAATTCTCGAAAATTCGTCTGGGTTGGATTTTTTGCTTACCCCATCCACCTGGGGCCCGGGCGTATAGAGGGAGTTTGAAGAATCCAGCTATAGACgctcactagtaggaaaaggggcttttaccccggtttgtaagggccttttgtcccggttttcgaaccgggactaaagggtcgttactaaagccctaaccctttagtcccggttcttacacgaaccgggacagaaggtcctccacgtggccgctgctgccaacccaggcaggggggcctttggtcccggttggtgccatcaaccgggaccaataggcatctacgcgtcagcagctggcaggagctaaggtttttttttgaaagggggtggtttaggggttttgggggttaatttaggtgtttcatatattgtgttaacTAGCTAATTAATAAAGAGAAGTGttctctcttatctccgtgcttggtcgacgctacgtactatatacgtatggagaggactagacacactagctagtaatcaaatgaaggaaacagaagatcgtcatgaacatatgcatacagagagaagtgatatcgaccacctctccttctccgagagattggtcgaacaacaagttctcgtatatctatccgacactaccggctacatatatacaataattatctcttacaatacaatctcctaattaaattgtaggaacacatggtccacatagtattctccgttttcagcgatcacgtggtcaaggaagaatgccgccaattcctcttgaattcctcgcatacgatctggtgctaggagttcatcccgctttcgaaacatctaatttgaagaagggggtcaatacatatatatatatgaataaatgaaactcaacacaaatgatggtaataaaataaaattgtgaatattattgcttacgcacttcatattgttcttcagtgtagccccgctcacaggtcgtgtagcggatggactcgcaaacgtagtatccacagtaattattcccgagttcctgccacaaccactttacaagaaatagaggttaatcaaactgataagcaagcatgctaaatggtattgatgaaactagcgcttgaatcactaggagatgcgcggaacatgctactatagtacttactttcgggtgtttaaattgcagcttcttcggcagtcccggagcttttatggtgaattttctccaaaccctgccagacaaagaaaacaattacttgatatcaggaaatgaacaaagttgctgatatgatggataatgatcgatttaacttacttctcgagcatttgagtcatgttcgcatagtcctggggatcttttcgtctcgagtctaagacggttactactccctgctcaagcttaatctctaggagaatatagtggaagctgcacatgcatgcataagtcatcaattacattaccataacctggactaataagggaaaccgaatatgcacaagacagtaacactcacttgaagttgtaaggaaagagtattatatctttgttttaatttaataccaacgattgtagcaagttggcatcgacttctttgggatgtttttcaaccgtatatgcatctatgagatttgtgttaatgaacccaatatcaccgatttgtcttttcttcaattcggcgatcttcaatctgcataatatagtgaggataattataaatacatgcaatgaaagagttgacctatatagagagacttaatgacataagtagtactacttacagacagta
This sequence is a window from Aegilops tauschii subsp. strangulata cultivar AL8/78 chromosome 7, Aet v6.0, whole genome shotgun sequence. Protein-coding genes within it:
- the LOC109758987 gene encoding uncharacterized protein — protein: MAAVRRMRPALLVIVAALMLLAVLGEARPLGGADWAAAGGTPLPAAGGASTVVQALRRLYMQQLGSGPGPSCGTNSPNVHCP